GGCCAACTCGGACGGCCAGGTGCTCCAGGGCCGCCACCACGTCAACCAGGCCGCGTTCACCGTGCACTCGCAGGTCCACGCCGCCCGCCCGGACGTCGTCGCGGTCGCCCACTGCCACTCCGTGCACGGCCGCGCGCTCTCCGCCCTCGGCGACTTCCTCGACCCGATCAGCCAGGAGAGCTGCGCCTTCTACGAGGACCACGCGCTCTACGACGCCTACAGCGGTGTCTCCGTCGACGCCGAGGAGGGCAAGCGGATCGCCGCCGGCCTCGGCTCGCGCAAGGCGCTGGTGCTGCGCAACCACGGCCTGCTCACCGTGGGCGACTCGGTGGACGCGGCGGCCTGGTGGTTCCTGTCCATGGAACGCTCCTGCCAGGTCCAGCTCCTCGCGAAGGCGGCCGGCCGCCCTCTCCTCATCGACCACAAACTCGCCGTCGCCACCCGCGAACAGACCGGCGGCGACCTCGTCGC
The nucleotide sequence above comes from Streptomyces sp. N50. Encoded proteins:
- a CDS encoding class II aldolase/adducin family protein, whose amino-acid sequence is MHGPTPPSPLPTDRLRFAMPPMHESVEDERRHRKERLAGALRLFGRYGFEDGVSGHITARDPEFTDCFWVNPFGMPFRHVTVSDLVLANSDGQVLQGRHHVNQAAFTVHSQVHAARPDVVAVAHCHSVHGRALSALGDFLDPISQESCAFYEDHALYDAYSGVSVDAEEGKRIAAGLGSRKALVLRNHGLLTVGDSVDAAAWWFLSMERSCQVQLLAKAAGRPLLIDHKLAVATREQTGGDLVAWINYQPLWQDISRSEPDLLS